The following proteins come from a genomic window of Dermacentor albipictus isolate Rhodes 1998 colony chromosome 8, USDA_Dalb.pri_finalv2, whole genome shotgun sequence:
- the LOC139049107 gene encoding uncharacterized protein — translation MCSVERRSFRAAREPGQQRGQVGQDVGARPLGGRQEEQDVGGGGRRTFRQRHFRFVRGVLHAGQGGHCGPTRAADRPAAQTAPTDRCRAPGSRRPAGGRGVRACRRPKEEPGGPTAAEPAPVHRYHPDRYGRGSRVPAQITCL, via the exons ATGTGCTCCGTCGAGCGCAGGTCGTTCCGAGCTGCAAGAGAGCCCGGGCAGCAGCGTGGCCAAGTTGGCCAGGACGTGGGCGCACGACCTCTCGGCGGACGCCAGGAGGAACAGGACGTTGGCGGGGGTGGGCGCCGCACCTTCCGGCAGCGCCACTTCCGGTTCGTCCGCGGCGTGCTGCACGCCGGCCAAGGTGGCCATTGTGGTCCAACTCGAGCTGCTGACCGACCGGCCGCTCAGACTGCGCCCA CTGACAGGTGCCGGGCACCAGGGTCCCGACGCCCTGCTGGAGGCCGCGGCGTTCGAGCGTGCCGCCGCCCGAAAGAGGAACCGGGCGGCCCCACAGCGGCAGAGCCAGCTCCGGTTCACCGGTACCACCCAGACCGCTACGGGCGAGGCAGTCGG GTACCGGCCCAGATCACCTGCCTCTAG